Sequence from the Thermocoleostomius sinensis A174 genome:
ATGGTGACAGAAATCCAGACTGATTTAGCAACAGAAGTAGAGAAGCGGCGCAACTTTGCCATCATTTCTCATCCAGACGCTGGAAAAACAACCCTCACGGAAAAACTGTTGCTGTACGGGGGGGCAATTCACGAAGCAGGGGCCGTCAAAGCCCGTCGAGCACAACGGCATGCTACCTCTGACTGGATGGCAATGGAACAACAGCGGGGCATTTCCATTACGTCCACTGTGCTGCAATTTGAGTATGATAATTGCTGGATTAATCTTCTAGACACACCTGGACACCAGGACTTTAGTGAAGACACCTATCGTACTCTGGCGGCAGCCGATAATGCCGTCATGCTTGAAGATGCCGCTAAAGGCTTAGAGCCGCAAACTCGTAAACTGTTTGAAGTTTGCCGAATGCGATCGATCCCGATTTTCACGTTTTTCAACAAGCTCGATCGACCAGGACGCGATCCGTTTGAGTTGTTGGATGAAATTGAACAGGAGTTGGGGCTACAAACCTACGCCGTCAATTGGCCCATCGGGATGGGTGATCGGTTCAAGGGAGTGTTCGATCGGCGACAGCGCCAAATTCATCTATTTGAACGCACAGCCCATGGTAGTCGCGCCGCCACTGACACGATCGTGGAATTGGGCGATCCCCGGATTGAGGAGTTGTTAGAACAGGATTTGTACTACAAACTCAAAGAAGATCTAGAAGTTCTAGACGCAGTTGGAGCCGAGTTTGATCTAGAGAAAATTCATCAAGGCCAATTAACGCCTGTGTTCTTTGGTAGCGCCATGACCAACTTTGGCGTTAAATTATTTCTTGAATCTTTCTTGGATTATGCGCTGAAGCCTAGCCCCCGCCGCAGCACCCTAGGGGAAGTGCAGCCAACCGATCCAGAATTTTCCGGGTTTGTGTTTAAGCTACAAGCCAACATGGATCCGAAGCACCGCGATCGTATTGCCTTTATTCGCATCTGTTCGGGTAAGTTTGAAAAAGACATGGTGGTGAATCACGCTCGATCGGGTAAAACCGTTCGTCTGTCACACCCGCAACGGTTGTTTGGACAAGAGCGCGAATCCTTGGTAGAAGCGTATGCTGGGGATGTCATTGGACTTAACAATCCGGGAGTGTTTGCGATCGGCGATACTATCTACAGCGGCAAAAAACTGGAATTTGAGGGCATTCCCATGTTCTCGCCAGAGCTATTTGCCTATTTGAAGAATCCCAACCCCTCTAAGTTTAAGCAATTTCGCAAAGGTGTCAGCGAACTACGAGAGGAAGGAGCGGTACAAATTATGTATTCGGTTGACGAAGCCAAGCGCGATCCCATTCTGGCTGCTGTGGGACAGTTGCAGTTTGAGGTGGTGCAGTTTCGACTGCTGAGTGAATATGGCGTCGAAACCCGGGTTGATCCACTGCCGTTCAGCGTAGCTCGCTGGGTTGGCGGTGGCTGGGAAGCGCTGGAGAGAGTGGGACGGTTGTTTAACACAGTTACCGTGAAAGATAGCTGGGGTCGCCCTGTTTTGCTGTTCCGCAACGAATGGAACTGTCAACAGGTGGAAGGTGAACATCCCGAACTGAACCTGAAATCATCGGCTCCTGTGGTGTCTGGGCAGGAACCCGAATCGTTGTAGTTTATCCTAAGTAACTTTATCTTAAGTAAACTGTTGGCTTAAGGTCACTGGGTTATGAACGGTAATTCGCTTTTTGTGAATTGAGATCATCTTGTCTTGCTTCAAGTCGCCCAACAGCCGCGTCACCGTTACGCGAGTAGAGCCGATCGCCTCAGCAATGGCTTGATGGGATAATTTCAGGTCGATCGTGATTCCATCCGGGCTAGGAATCCCAAAATCGCGGCAGAGAATTAGCAAGAAGCTGACTAAGCGCGATCCCATATCGCGGTGTGCCAGGGTTTCAATCATCATCTCGGTTTGCAAAATTCGAGAAGAAAGCCCTTGTAGCATAATCATGGATAAATCTGGATTTTCCTTCAGCGCCTTTTCAACTTGCTCAATTGGCACAGATAGTAACTCCACGGGCGTAAAGGCAACAGCATGATAAAAGCGATCGGCCTTTTGCCCAGTGATGAGCGACAACACACCAAACACGCTGTTCTCGCGCAACAACGCTACCGTAATTTCT
This genomic interval carries:
- the ntcA gene encoding global nitrogen regulator NtcA encodes the protein MVVAQDKPSLANVFRQLSGSAFPPVVETYERGKTIFFPGDPAERVYFLLRGAVKLSRVYEAGEEITVALLRENSVFGVLSLITGQKADRFYHAVAFTPVELLSVPIEQVEKALKENPDLSMIMLQGLSSRILQTEMMIETLAHRDMGSRLVSFLLILCRDFGIPSPDGITIDLKLSHQAIAEAIGSTRVTVTRLLGDLKQDKMISIHKKRITVHNPVTLSQQFT
- the prfC gene encoding peptide chain release factor 3, whose product is MVTEIQTDLATEVEKRRNFAIISHPDAGKTTLTEKLLLYGGAIHEAGAVKARRAQRHATSDWMAMEQQRGISITSTVLQFEYDNCWINLLDTPGHQDFSEDTYRTLAAADNAVMLEDAAKGLEPQTRKLFEVCRMRSIPIFTFFNKLDRPGRDPFELLDEIEQELGLQTYAVNWPIGMGDRFKGVFDRRQRQIHLFERTAHGSRAATDTIVELGDPRIEELLEQDLYYKLKEDLEVLDAVGAEFDLEKIHQGQLTPVFFGSAMTNFGVKLFLESFLDYALKPSPRRSTLGEVQPTDPEFSGFVFKLQANMDPKHRDRIAFIRICSGKFEKDMVVNHARSGKTVRLSHPQRLFGQERESLVEAYAGDVIGLNNPGVFAIGDTIYSGKKLEFEGIPMFSPELFAYLKNPNPSKFKQFRKGVSELREEGAVQIMYSVDEAKRDPILAAVGQLQFEVVQFRLLSEYGVETRVDPLPFSVARWVGGGWEALERVGRLFNTVTVKDSWGRPVLLFRNEWNCQQVEGEHPELNLKSSAPVVSGQEPESL